One region of Cryptomeria japonica unplaced genomic scaffold, Sugi_1.0 HiC_scaffold_227, whole genome shotgun sequence genomic DNA includes:
- the LOC131054504 gene encoding SKP1-like protein 1B: MKVAMISQTLSNMLKDTEDTGSDTAPIKLANVSSRIFNLIIEYGKYHVEAQKSDTSEPTADLKKRVRELVADDKDTLFQLMIAANFLHIQSLLDLSYQIVAEDIAACKDQQMIRQKYNIENDYSPEEEEEVLKLHNIFE, translated from the exons ATGAAAGTGGCCATGATATCGCAAACCTTAAGTAATATGTTAAAGGATACAGAGGATACAGGTAGTGACACAGCTCCCATCAAATTGGCAAATGTTTCCAGTAGAATTTTTAATCTTATTATCGAATACGGCAAATACCATGTTGAAGCCCAAAAGTCGGATACAAGCGAACCAACTGCGGATTTGAAGAAACGGGTTAGGGAGTTGGTAGCTGATGATAAAGACACTCTCTTCCAGTTGATGATC GCAGCAAATTTCCTTCACATTCAGAGTCTTCTTGATTTATCATACCAGATTGTGGCTGAGGACATTGCAGCATGTAAAGACCAACAAATGATTCGCCAAAAATATAACATAGAAAATGACTATAGTCCTGAAGAGGAGGAAGAGGTTTTAAAGCTGCATAATATATTTGAATGA